The Polaribacter sp. MED152 region TACAAGATCAGCATGGTTTACTTCGTGAATTAGACTATGAACTATTTTATGAAGATAATGCTTGCGTAAAATTTATAAAAAGTTACGCTGCTAATACTAAAATTAACAATGCAAAGTTTCCAGAAAAATCTACAGAACCGCTTTTGAATTGGCCTTTTGATTTTACCTTCGAAAAACACTTTACATTAAAAGAAGGTATGCTAGAAATAAATTTTATTATTAACTCAGAAGAAGGTATGCCTTACATGTTGGGTTATCATCCTGCATTTATGTTGTCTGACACTGGTAAAGAAATTTTAATTGCTAATGATAAAAATATCACATTAGAAAATATTTACGAAGCTGGGCATAATGCATTTCCTGTTTTAAATACAGATAAAATTGTTCTTAAAAATATAGATAGAAACGATTTAGAAATCACAACTACAGGTTTTGATAATTTTATGTTATGGACACAGGTTGATAACATGTTATGTATAGAACCAATTACACAATATACCTCTTATACAGATCAGAAGTTTTCTGAAGAAAACATGCGTCTTTCTAAAGGTATAAATGAATTTTCTGTGAAGGTAAAAGTTATTTAAGTTCATGAAAGAACATCGTCATTTTATACTTCATAAACCTTATGGTTATTTATCTCAGTTTATCACCAATCAAACTAAGAGAAAGAAAAAAATGTTAGGAGAATTGTATGATTTTCCTGAAGGAACAATGGCTATTGGACGTTTAGATTTTGCATCTGAAGGTTTACTTTTATTAACAACAGATGGTAAAGTATCTCAAGAAATTAGGAGCAGTAAATACGAAAAAGAGTATTATGTTCAGGTAGATGGTTTAATAACTCAAGAAGCTATAAACCAGCTTAAAAAAGGAGTAGAAATTGGTTTTGAAGGCAAAAAATACATAACAAAACCAGGAAAAGCGTCTATTATTAACAATCCTGAATTTCCTTTAAGAAGTCAGAAAATTAGAGATGACAGACATGGGCCAACAAGTTGGATTTCTGTAATTATAAGAGAAGGTAAATTTAGGCAAGTTCGAAAAATGACAGCTGCTGTTGGTTACCCAACTTTACGTTTAGTACGTATTAGAATTGGTACAATTACTATTGATGATTTAAAAAATGGTGAAGTTAAAGAAGTGAATCAATTACTTTAATCTCTATCCATTCTAATATGTGGTATACCATCTTCTAAATATTCATCATTTACTTGATAAAAACCATGCGACTCATAAAACTTCTTTAAATACTTTTGTGCTGAAATAGTGATTTTATCAACTTTATAATACTCTTTAATAGCTTTTAAAGAAGCTTTCATAATTTGATGACCATAGTTAAATTTTCTTTCAGTTTCTTTAACTAAGACTCTACCAATACTTGAGTTATCAAAATAATCTCCAGGCTTAAAAATACGTGTGTATGCAATTAAAACATCATTCTTATAACCTAAAACATGCAAAGCTTTTTGATCTTTAAAATCGATATCTTGATATACACAATCTTGTTCTACCACAAAAACTTCAGATCGTAATTGAAGAATACTGTACAACTCTGTAGTATTAAGTTCTGAAAAACTTTTTACTAAGGTATTCATTAGCCAGCACAAGAAATTTTGTTTACTCTATTTGCATGACGTCCACCTTCAAATTCAGTGTTTAAAAATACATCTACAAAACCAAGAGCTTGTTGTAAAGACACAAAACGTGCAGGAATAGTTAAAATATTAGCATCATTATGTTGTCTTGTTAAAGCAACCAACTCATTATTCCAACACAAAGCAGCTCTAATACCTTGATGTTTATTGGCTGTCATTTGTGCACCATTACCAGAACCACATAAAATAATACCTAATTCTGCTTTACCAGATTCAAGTGCATCTGCTGTTGGGTGAATAGCATCAGGATAATCCATAGAATTGTTAGTATCCGTTCCAAAATTTAGAACAGTATATCCTTTTTCCTCTAAATGTTTTATAATTTCGAACTTATATTCAGTTCCTGCGTGATCATTACCTATGGCAATTGTCATAATAAATTGATTTTATTGCGTTTAACAGGTGCAAAAATATAGAATTTAATGGTTATTAACAGTTACAAATTTTTAAAACTTATCAATTTTTAATAACTACTTATTTTTAAAGCTTTTATGTGTTTTAAGCGAATGTTAAGAACTTATCATTAAAAACTTGAAAGTTTTTTTGGTGTATTTAAATATTATTACAATACAAGGAGGTAAACCACATACGCAACTTTTATTATTGATTTTTGATAAAAGTTTATCAACATAAATTTTACAATTAATTTACATTAAATCTTCTATTAATTATGAGTAAAAGTATGTGAACTACTGTTTATAAGTTTTGTTAATAAGTGTATTTTTTAATTGATTTTTAAGAAGTTGGGTTACTTATAAAATGTCAATAGTTTTTAATAACTGATATTATAAAATTTAAATCTAAAATTTTATTGTAGCTATTCACATACTATTATAAACATCATTGTTTTTTAAAATTTTTAAAAAGAAAAAGTATAATACTATATAATGTTAATAAGTACAGAAATTTTAAAAATTAGAATTTCAAAAAATTAAAAATAAAGGAACCTTAAACTGTTTTGTTATTTGTTTTATGAATAGAAAGTGTGTCTTTTTGAACTTCTACAGTTTCTTTTGGAATCTCAGTTTTGTTAAGTGTAGTATTTACAAGGACAACAGTAATTAAAATGCCTGCTACAAAGATGAAAGAGAATAAAGCAATAATTTTACGTAGATTTTTCATGGTAATTGGTTGACCTTCATTAATAAAGACGTAAAAAATTGCGAATTGTTACATAAAATTTAAGATTTCTTTAACTTTTTAGGAATTCATCACAAAATTAATGGCCTTATTAACAATAGTAAAAGTTACTTTTTGAGTTCCAATTAATTCGCCATCAGCTTGTATGTAAGTATTTTTAGTATTTGATTCTATGGTAATTTTATTAGTTTTATTGGTAGATACTTCTTCTAATTTGTAAAGCGTTCCTTTAAATAACTTGTTGATATTTAGTAATATAGTGCTAAATTTTAGATTTTTTGCAATGGTAATATCAAACAAACCATCAGTAGTATTTACGTGATCTGTAAATTGCAAACCACCACCAGCATATTTACAAATACCTACAATTGTTAATAATGATTTAGTTTCTATACGCTTATCATTAAAAGAAATTTTAAATTTTGATTTTTTATACCTTATTAAACTACTTATGCCCGCTAATAAGTAACTAATAGCCCCGAACTTTTTAAAATTGTTTAGTTTATGAATTACATAACCATCAAAACCTAAACCAGCTACGTTTACAAAATAATTTAGTTTATTATCTTTAGTAGTACACAAGCCAATATCTTGTAAAATGACTGATTTGTTCTTTATAATTTTGATAGATTCTACTATAGAATTTGGAATGTTATAGGTTTTAACCCAATCATTTCCAGTACCAATTGGTATTACTCCAATAGTTATATCAGAAGTTTTTACGTATGTTTGCAGCATAATACCATTAACTACATGATGTAGAGTGCCATCTCCACCTACAGTAATTATTTTTCTAAATCCTTTTTGAATGGCTTGTTGCACCAACTCAATTTCATGTTTAGAAAATGTTGTGAAAGCAAAAGAGTAGCTAATATTATTTAGTGCTAATTGCGTTTTTATTTCTCTCCACTGTTTATTAAAAACCTTGTTTCCTGCAGTAGGATTTGCAATTACAAACCAAGAATTTTCATCATTTTTATTGATGAATTCAGACATAAAATATAAAATTAAAAAACTTCAAAATACAAAATTGAATTATAATAGTTTGTTAACCTAACTAAAGTGAATTAATTAGTATTTTGGTAATGATAATAATAGAATAAAATTAATGACAAGAAAGAAAAGAAAAATCTTTAAAAAGAAAGGAAAAGTCATCAAAGATTTAACAAGAAATATATTCAAAATACTGAATGAAGATAGTAGTAAGTTTTACAACTACAAACAAATAGCTGCAAAATTAAATGTATCAGATACTGATGGTAAAACTCAGATTTTAAAAAAATTAGCAGAATTAAAAGCGAATAAAAAAATTAAAGAGGTAGATAGAGGAAAGTTTCAAATTAATGAAGATAGAAAGTATTCTATTGGTACTTTAGATATTACATCTAATGGTAATGGTTATTTTGTAACTGATGATTATGAGAACGATATTTTTATACCAAATATTAACCTAGGTAAAGGTTTACATGGAGATGTTGTAAGAGCTTATGTTTACAAACGTAAAAGAAGTCATAAACTAGAAGCAGATGTTGTTGAGGTTATAGAAAGAGCAAAAACAGAATTTGTTGGTGTATTGCAAAAAAGTAAAAACTTTGGTTTTGTAATTTGTGATAACCATAAGATGTATGCAGATATTTTTATCTCTCAAAATAAAATGAATATTGCAGAACATGGAGACAAAGTACAAGCAACCATTTCTGATTGGCCAGAAAATTCTAAAAATCCGTTTGGAAAAATTACCACTGTTTTAGGAAAACCAGGAGATCATAATACAGAAATGCATTCTATTTTATTAGAATACGATTTACCTTATGAGTTTGAGCCAGAAGTAGAAAAAGAGGCGCAAGAATTACCTATAGAAATTACAGACAAAGAAATTGCGAAACGTAGAGATATGCGAAACGA contains the following coding sequences:
- a CDS encoding aldose 1-epimerase, with translation MKSIIVLENSNSKVSIENGELISFIFKGDEYVHQKGNKGWRKSDDEMFPVIGPTSMNNYRMHTKKGEAIQDQHGLLRELDYELFYEDNACVKFIKSYAANTKINNAKFPEKSTEPLLNWPFDFTFEKHFTLKEGMLEINFIINSEEGMPYMLGYHPAFMLSDTGKEILIANDKNITLENIYEAGHNAFPVLNTDKIVLKNIDRNDLEITTTGFDNFMLWTQVDNMLCIEPITQYTSYTDQKFSEENMRLSKGINEFSVKVKVI
- a CDS encoding pseudouridine synthase, which codes for MKEHRHFILHKPYGYLSQFITNQTKRKKKMLGELYDFPEGTMAIGRLDFASEGLLLLTTDGKVSQEIRSSKYEKEYYVQVDGLITQEAINQLKKGVEIGFEGKKYITKPGKASIINNPEFPLRSQKIRDDRHGPTSWISVIIREGKFRQVRKMTAAVGYPTLRLVRIRIGTITIDDLKNGEVKEVNQLL
- a CDS encoding GNAT family N-acetyltransferase codes for the protein MNTLVKSFSELNTTELYSILQLRSEVFVVEQDCVYQDIDFKDQKALHVLGYKNDVLIAYTRIFKPGDYFDNSSIGRVLVKETERKFNYGHQIMKASLKAIKEYYKVDKITISAQKYLKKFYESHGFYQVNDEYLEDGIPHIRMDRD
- the rpiB gene encoding ribose 5-phosphate isomerase B, with the protein product MTIAIGNDHAGTEYKFEIIKHLEEKGYTVLNFGTDTNNSMDYPDAIHPTADALESGKAELGIILCGSGNGAQMTANKHQGIRAALCWNNELVALTRQHNDANILTIPARFVSLQQALGFVDVFLNTEFEGGRHANRVNKISCAG
- a CDS encoding diacylglycerol kinase family protein, encoding MSEFINKNDENSWFVIANPTAGNKVFNKQWREIKTQLALNNISYSFAFTTFSKHEIELVQQAIQKGFRKIITVGGDGTLHHVVNGIMLQTYVKTSDITIGVIPIGTGNDWVKTYNIPNSIVESIKIIKNKSVILQDIGLCTTKDNKLNYFVNVAGLGFDGYVIHKLNNFKKFGAISYLLAGISSLIRYKKSKFKISFNDKRIETKSLLTIVGICKYAGGGLQFTDHVNTTDGLFDITIAKNLKFSTILLNINKLFKGTLYKLEEVSTNKTNKITIESNTKNTYIQADGELIGTQKVTFTIVNKAINFVMNS